A part of Phoenix dactylifera cultivar Barhee BC4 unplaced genomic scaffold, palm_55x_up_171113_PBpolish2nd_filt_p 000533F, whole genome shotgun sequence genomic DNA contains:
- the LOC103697901 gene encoding mavicyanin-like codes for MAFNLMLAFVAIIISALRTIAVPAEYVVGDEKGWAPGVNYMAWAEGKEFRVGDTLVFEYNLGDHNVIEVSREEFKACNVSRTRTALTSGHDAITLTAGGKKWYLCGKENHCNLGQKLVVTILPSITVQPAQSPNPSTPPASGLSKKISSRYKLLMVVVAAMIML; via the exons ATGGCTTTTAACCTCATGCTTGCATTTGTTGCCATCATCATCAGTGCTCTTCGAACAATTGCTGTGCCAGCAGAATATGTTGTTGGTGATGAAAAGGGTTGGGCTCCTGGAGTAAATTATATGGCCTGGGCCGAGGGCAAGGAATTCAGAGTTGGTGATACACTTG TTTTTGAGTACAATCTGGGAGATCACAATGTCATTGAAGTTAGCAGGGAAGAATTCAAAGCATGCAATGTATCCAGAACACGTACTGCTCTAACATCTGGTCATGATGCGATCACCCTTACAGCTGGTGGAAAGAAATGGTATCTGTGTGGAAAGGAAAATCACTGTAATTTGGGGCAGAAGCTTGTTGTCACCATCCTTCCAAGCATCACTGTCCAACCAGCACAGAGCCCTAATCCTTCAACCCCTCCAGCATCTGGCTTGTCAAAAAAGATCTCAAGCAGGTACAAACTCCTGATGGTTGTGGTTGCTGCAATGATTATGCTCTGA